Genomic DNA from Nitratidesulfovibrio vulgaris str. Hildenborough:
TGGGCGCGGAGGCTTTGTGGGCCTGCTTACGCACCGTGACATCCTCTCGGCCACCATATCCCGGTTCGCCGACGTGGATGAGCACATCCAGGGAGAAATCGACGCGGGCATTCCCGTCGGAGAAATCATGCAGACGGACGTGGTCACCGTCCCCCCCTCGATGATGCTGCGTGACGCTGCGGAAATCCTGCTTCACAACAAGTACGGCTGTCTGCCGGTTCTCGAAGGGGAACGGCTGGTGGGCATCGTTACCGAAGCGGACTTCCTCAAGCTCACCATCAGTCTGCTGGACGCTGTCGCAGAATCGTGAAGTTCTGTGCCGGTACCTGTCGTCGCTAGCCGTCCGGGACCCAACGGACGGCTTTCATGTTGAAGTAAAAGGATAGATTCATGGCTGCCGCAAAAAACATCTCCGCTCTACTCCTCTCTGTCATCGTCATCGGCCTGCTTGCCGTCGGCGGATACGTCACATTTCAGGACATGAGCGGGCCTGAAGTCACCCTCTCTCCCGCCACCGACCGGGTGTCACCCAAGCTGGATATGGTGCTCGACCTCAAAGACGCCAAGTCGGGCATCCGGGCAGTGACGGTGACCGTCAAGAAGAACTCCAACACCTATGTCGTCTTCGAGAAACATTTTCCCGATGTGCAGTTCCACCAGCGTGTGACCTTCAACCTGAAGGACGCCGGATTGCGCGAAGGGGCCTTCGAGCTTGAAATCAAGGCATCCGACGCATCGCTTGCGGGGTTCGGCAAGGGTAACACCACCACGCGCCGCATGGAGATGCGCATGGACAGTCTGCCCCCGCGCATTTCCGTGAAGACCATGCCCCCCTATGTACGGCGCGGCGGGGTCGGCACGATCGCCTATACCGTTTCCGAAGATGTGCGCACCAGCGGCGTCAAGGTCGGCGACCTGTTCTTTCCCGGTTTCAGGCAGCCCAACGGGGACTACTACTGCTTCTTCGCCTTCCCGCACTTCCTTACAGTGCAGCAGTATGCCCCCGACATCATGGCCGAGGACATGGCTGGCAACGTGACTTCGAGCCGCCTCGCCTTCCGCCCCATCGACAAGCAGTTCCGGCATGACAACATCCCGCTCTCGGACAACTTCCTGAACAGCAAGATGCCGGACTTCCAGGCAGACTTCCCCGATGCCACGAGCATGCTCGACCTGTTCCTCAAGGTGAACAGCGTGATGCGAAAGTCCAACGAGGAAAAACTCCTTGAAGTCGGTCGCAACACGGCATCCAACATGCTCTGGAAGGGAGAGTTCCTGCGCCTGCCCAATTCGGCCAATCGCGCAGGTTTCGCCGACCACCGCAGCTACATCTATGGTGGACGCGTGGTAGACGAACAGACCCACCTCGGACTCGACCTCGCTTCGCTCGCCATGGCCCCCATCCCTGCCGCCAATTCCGGGCGCGTGGTCTTCGCCGGCAATCTGGGCATCTACGGCCAGCTGGTCATCGTCGACCACGGCCTCGGCCTCATGTCGCTCTACTCGCACATGAGCGAGATTGCCGTGAACGTCGGCACCGAAGTCAAAAAGGGGGACATCCTTGGCCGCACCGGGACGACCGGCATGGCAGGAGGCGACCATCTCCACTTCGGCATGCTGGTTTCGGGAGTGCAGGTGCAGCCCATCGAGTGGCTCGATTCGCACTGGATCAAGGACAATGTCATCGACAGGCTCGAGCCCAAAGCCCAATAGCCTGCTTGTGATAGCAATGAAAAAGGCCGCCCCCAGCGGCCTTTTTCATTGTCCCGCGGGTTCACCCGCCGCTGTGCCCCCTTCTCAGACTCTTGCCTTACGCTGCTGGCATGGTACACCTTCCAGCGAAAACCATAACACCAGAGCGAGCCCCATGACTGTTCTATTTTCATACCGGACGGTGTGCAAACGGCTGCTACTCGCAATCGCGACGCTTGGCATACCGGCACATGTGCATGCCGGAGT
This window encodes:
- a CDS encoding CBS domain-containing protein, which encodes MIYIADLMTTNLFTLKRSDSLRDARSLMQLARIRHIPIVDGRGGFVGLLTHRDILSATISRFADVDEHIQGEIDAGIPVGEIMQTDVVTVPPSMMLRDAAEILLHNKYGCLPVLEGERLVGIVTEADFLKLTISLLDAVAES
- a CDS encoding M23 family metallopeptidase, producing MAAAKNISALLLSVIVIGLLAVGGYVTFQDMSGPEVTLSPATDRVSPKLDMVLDLKDAKSGIRAVTVTVKKNSNTYVVFEKHFPDVQFHQRVTFNLKDAGLREGAFELEIKASDASLAGFGKGNTTTRRMEMRMDSLPPRISVKTMPPYVRRGGVGTIAYTVSEDVRTSGVKVGDLFFPGFRQPNGDYYCFFAFPHFLTVQQYAPDIMAEDMAGNVTSSRLAFRPIDKQFRHDNIPLSDNFLNSKMPDFQADFPDATSMLDLFLKVNSVMRKSNEEKLLEVGRNTASNMLWKGEFLRLPNSANRAGFADHRSYIYGGRVVDEQTHLGLDLASLAMAPIPAANSGRVVFAGNLGIYGQLVIVDHGLGLMSLYSHMSEIAVNVGTEVKKGDILGRTGTTGMAGGDHLHFGMLVSGVQVQPIEWLDSHWIKDNVIDRLEPKAQ